The genomic stretch ACTTGTCAGGGGATAACTCATAGTTTAGATCAGCTAAAGCACGTCTCAAATAATTTAAATGTGTTTTCCACGTTATTGTATCTCTACTCTCTTTTAATTTTTTTCAAACAATTTCACATCATCTTCAGTAACTAGATAAGAAGTAGCTGTATGTTTCAAATATTCTCCGAGTTCTTTCTGAAGTAGCATAAAGAAAATACTTCTAAATCCAGGATCTCTCACAGCTTTTGTGATAACCGCGATCGCGTCATTAATACTGACTTCTCGTGGGTTAAATCCATGTATAACTTGATAAATTTCATCGACCGGTAGTGAATTTATTACTTTTTCCCATAACTTCGTCCGGTATCTCTAATTCTTTCCCACGTTCATCAATTCCACGAAGATACAAATAAATTTGCTTTCTACTTCTACCAGTAATTTCACAGAGTTTGTTTGTTCCTAACTTTTCTTTAGCCTTCTCTAATAATCTCTTTTTTGTTCTCTTGTTAGCTTAGATATATCTACAACATCTGGCATAATTTATAATACAATTCTTGGTATTAAAATGTTACCCAATTTTTCCACGAACGTTACCCACGTGCTCGTTCTCTTTGAAGGAATTCTCTTTCAATTCATTATAAAATAAGCCGCGGCCGGGATTTGAACCCGGGACCTCTGCCTTACCAGGGCAGCGCTCTGGCCAGGCTGAGCTACCGCGGCATTTAATATTTGTACCTTACAGCATATAAGTTTTTTGCAATTCTCATTAGTTATACTTTTCTCTCTCCCTTATTTTAAGAACTAGATTAAACATGGACACACAGGAGAAAACGGATCTAATAAATATCGTATTCCAAGTAATTGAGGAAAACGTGCCTATTGATTGTGAGGATTTAATAGCAGATTTAAGGAAGAAGTTTATGAAGGATGTAAGAGATCTAGGACTTGAAAAAGCTTTACAAAAATGGTTAAAAAGCGATAACGATGTGGAAATCATAACTTCTTAAATACCTCTGGCACTTCTACTGATGCTTCTTCGTAATCTTTTATAGTATCTATTGATCTCCAGTAAACGTTTTCATAGGTAACTCCTTTAAGTAAACCTTTTTCAGCTAGAGACGGAAATGTTATTTTTTCAATATCTCCTTTTTCTGGTAAATATTCGAAAACCTCTGGTTTCATCTTATAGACACCAGCATTTATCCAGTATTCTTTTAATAAGGGTTTTTCTACAAAACGTATTATTTTTCCATTTTCGTCTATAGTTACAATACCATATGGGCTCCTTAAAGGAACTAGGGCTATAGCTACAATACAATCTTTTAATACCATCCTGCTAATATCAATGTTAGTAAGTATATCTCCATTTATAACTATGAAATCTTCATTTATGAAATCTTTAAGCCTCCTTATAGCACCACCAGTACCTAATGGTTCCTCTTCTGTTAATGTGGCAATCGATACATCAAGTCTTTGTTGGTTTTTTGAAATCCATTCAATAAGAGCTTCTTTTTTGTAACCGGCTAGCACAAAGAAAGAAGTAATACCAAAACTCTTTAACCAATGGATTTGCCATTCAATAATAGGTTTCCCAGCAACTTCAACAAGAGGTTTAGGTTTATCATCAGTTAAAGGTCTTAATCTTTTACCGTAACCTCCAGCTAAAATTACAGCTTTCATTAAATTACTACAATTCTTTATAATAATAAAGTTTTTCAGAGTCCTTATTTGTTCTCTTCTTTTATTATTATTTTTCTATTAATTTAGTCACATCTATTCCTTCCAATTCAAGTAATTTTCTCTTTAGCTCTATCCCTCTTGAATATCCGCCTAAGCTTTTTTCTCCAATAACCCTATGACATGGTATTATTAATAGTACATTATTTTTCGATAGTGCTGTACCAACGGCTCTAGGTGATGTCTTCACAGCATCAGCTACTTGCTTATAAGTCCTTACCTCACCCCACTTTACTCTCATTACCTCTTTGAATACTCTTATCCTAAACTCATTAAAAGGTTTAAGATCGATAGGCTCTGTTAGATCAACCTTCTTCCCTTCAAAATACAAATCTAATTTATAAAAGAAGTCTGTAAAATAATCATTATTAAGAGAACTCCTTTCTGCACAATCACAAAAATCTAGCATAACAAATCCTTTCTCATTTTTAGCTACTGTAATTGGACCGAAAGGGCTTTTATAAAGGCCGTAAACTATCATTTTAATTTATTTATTGCACTCTGGTTCAAATCTCTATTTCTTATCTCTTCTAATAATGCTTTGAGAAAGTCATCAAACTTAACTCCCCTTATTTCAACATTATTCCTACCTCTTACAGTTACTTTTCCTTCTTCTCTCTCCTTCTTTCCTACTATTATCATATATGGAACTCCTTGATCATATGCGTTCTTAATCCTTTTTGACAAAGTCTCATCAGACATATCTAGTTCTACTCTTATCTTATTTTCCTTTAGCTTAGAGAGTAGATTTAGAGCGTAATCCTCCACATCTTTACTTATTGGTAATACTCTTACTTGGACTGGTGAGATCCATGTAGGTAATTTTCCTCTGAAATGTTCTAATAGAATTGCCATAAATCTTTCTATGGAACCATAAATAGCTCTATGTATCATAACTGGTCTCCTTCTACTTCCATCCTTATCAATATACTCTAACTT from Sulfolobus sp. S-194 encodes the following:
- a CDS encoding methylated-DNA--[protein]-cysteine S-methyltransferase, which codes for MIVYGLYKSPFGPITVAKNEKGFVMLDFCDCAERSSLNNDYFTDFFYKLDLYFEGKKVDLTEPIDLKPFNEFRIRVFKEVMRVKWGEVRTYKQVADAVKTSPRAVGTALSKNNVLLIIPCHRVIGEKSLGGYSRGIELKRKLLELEGIDVTKLIEK
- a CDS encoding nucleotidyltransferase family protein gives rise to the protein MKAVILAGGYGKRLRPLTDDKPKPLVEVAGKPIIEWQIHWLKSFGITSFFVLAGYKKEALIEWISKNQQRLDVSIATLTEEEPLGTGGAIRRLKDFINEDFIVINGDILTNIDISRMVLKDCIVAIALVPLRSPYGIVTIDENGKIIRFVEKPLLKEYWINAGVYKMKPEVFEYLPEKGDIEKITFPSLAEKGLLKGVTYENVYWRSIDTIKDYEEASVEVPEVFKKL